The following is a genomic window from Aphis gossypii isolate Hap1 chromosome X, ASM2018417v2, whole genome shotgun sequence.
CATTCGAAGAatctgatttaaaaataaatatttattatagcataattaatattatttttaatgtactatGTTTACTgagatattatttactttgaaatatattctttattctTAAGTTCCATGCTTGccacattttcaaataaccaATAAAACGGTGTATTTTCTCTACGGGATTTTGTTTGTAGATAGTTCCATATACGGTAAAAatcgaagtataatataccagtACCATCTGGATCTAcagttaacatattaaaattaaaatgttatttaattacaatttagatattttattaacacttGCGCTCAGTTATTCatcatacattacaatatcaCAACGATTatagatcataataatatataaaaaaaaaatattttaattattaatttataattaccaaAAATGCCTCTTTTTCGATAATTGACACTAGATAAGTCGGAACATGGTGAGCCACCAAACAGCAAATTAATCGGTCCGATTTTGTCCAACGTTTCATTGGTTATTTCAGTAACTGAGCCTAATTGAGTAATGCCGTCAGAAAAATGATATCTAGTTAACATTAATGCATCTTTATCTATTTCACTTGCataaaatacttcaatatCAAATCCTAGttcttttaatgaataataccctaaaaaaaaaaaaaaaaacacatgatcaataaaacaatttaacagttttatttttgtattagttgttatttgtagatgtttgtattatgatttttcaattttttttattacctgtaCCAATTCCGTCGAAAAGAGATAGTACTCTTAGCCGTGGTAGTTTAGATGTACTTGTAGCACTTGATGAAGGTACTGCTATATcctgtaaacaataattaaggtATGGTTTTAGGTAAGATCTATATAGGGTGATT
Proteins encoded in this region:
- the LOC114129277 gene encoding DNA (cytosine-5)-methyltransferase 3C-like, with the translated sequence MANKQSSKMQSENKDIAVPSSSATSTSKLPRLRVLSLFDGIGTGYYSLKELGFDIEVFYASEIDKDALMLTRYHFSDGITQLGSVTEITNETLDKIGPINLLFGGSPCSDLSSVNYRKRGIFDPDGTGILYFDFYRIWNYLQTKSRRENTPFYWLFENVASMELKNKEYISKFFECQPNVIDSLHYSPQRRRRFFWANLPSIRQLSYTREIGLLGDNEPKLEDYLEKNLDRQANVEKVGTITSKRSCLQDGRSRNPVSQDGQFTGLYITEIEAIFGLPPHFTDVGDLSIQSRQKLIGRAWSVQVIKELLKLLENTFAKK